From Homalodisca vitripennis isolate AUS2020 chromosome 1, UT_GWSS_2.1, whole genome shotgun sequence, the proteins below share one genomic window:
- the LOC124367176 gene encoding uncharacterized protein LOC124367176 isoform X2 has product MSAQNENIESETKPEDSSRPQSVDDSSRNVEQAVKGELGPSMPQNLDHVKEIQRLPSRSLSPPNLAQSCTSEQNTILKEDYQEDFKKPKLCGAARKRYVWLLSQGHPPQEARELALKPMPRKLNPMFKERAPAEVSFKKVTEGVKLLDSNFLKTLPSTKLNSSMSQDLDYVKGIERLSNRSMSPPNLAQSCTSEQNTILKEDYQEDFKKPKLCGAARKRFAWLLRQGHSPNEARELALKPIPRKLNPMFRDKVTIEERFKRPFSCGLALKGHQVKKFKVEISRGVRQVKSCNVPPQTTLKNVTEGVKLGIVDANFPITLLSTEQMKEIENAILSAIVEDAGGSVSPSFQDINMREGFLILTCENQDTAEWLRGKQEKFKPWEGANLRIIPEEEIVHRRIVTASFPNSEEDSNEKILGYINAQNKGMSTTEWNVLQRSEEGKSVLLTIAIDNASAIKLEREGPWVSFKFGKIQLNLDKEGSS; this is encoded by the coding sequence ATGAGTGCACAAAATGAAAACATAGAATCTGAAACCAAACCTGAGGACTCAAGTAGACCTCAAAGTGTGGACGATAGTTCACGAAATGTAGAACAGGCAGTAAAGGGTGAACTCGGCCCAAGCATGCCTCAAAATTTAGACCATGTAAAGGAGATTCAAAGGCTTCCTAGTAGAAGTCTGAGTCCGCCTAACTTGGCTCAAAGCTGTACTTCAGAACAGAACACAATTCTGAAGGAAGATTATCAAGAAGATTTTAAGAAACCAAAATTATGCGGGGCAGCAAGAAAGAGGTATGTGTGGCTGTTAAGTCAAGGACATCCCCCGCAAGAAGCCAGAGAACTGGCTTTAAAACCAATGCCCAGGAAGCTAAACCCAATGTTCAAAGAAAGAGCCCCAGCAGAAGTGAGTTTCAAAAAAGTTACTGAAGGAGTAAAACTACTAGATTCCAATTTTTTGAAAACCCTTCCAAGTACTAAGCTAAACTCTAGCATGTCTCAAGATTTAGACTATGTAAAGGGGATTGAAAGGCTCTCTAATAGAAGTATGAGTCCACCTAACTTGGCTCAAAGCTGTACTTCAGAACAGAACACAATTCTGAAGGAAGATTATCAAGAAGATTTTAAGAAACCAAAATTATGCGGGGCAGCAAGAAAGAGGTTTGCTTGGCTGTTGAGACAAGGTCATTCACCAAACGAGGCCAGAGAACTAGCTTTAAAACCAATACCCAGGAAGCTAAACCCAATGTTCAGAGATAAAGTCACAATAGAAGAGAGGTTCAAGAGGCCTTTTTCTTGTGGATTGGCTCTAAAAGGACACCAGGTAAAGAAATTCAAAGTAGAAATAAGTCGTGGAGTAAGACAAGTAAAGAGTTGTAATGTGCCTCCccaaacaactttaaaaaatgttactgaagGAGTAAAATTAGGAATAGTAGATGCTAACTTTCCGATTACTCTCCTAAGCACTGAACAGATGAAAGAAATAGAGAATGCCATCTTGTCAGCGATAGTGGAGGATGCTGGTGGATCAGTTTCTCCAAGCTTTCAAGATATCAACATGAGGGAAGGATTTCTGATACTTACTTGTGAGAATCAAGATACAGCTGAATGGCTGAGAGGCAAGCAAGAAAAATTCAAGCCATGGGAAGGGGCAAATTTGAGGATAATTCCAGAGGAAGAAATTGTTCATAGAAGAATTGTGACCGCCTCTTTTCCTAACAGTGAGGAAGActcaaatgaaaaaatattgggCTATATCAATGCACAAAACAAGGGAATGTCGACTACTGAATGGAATGTACTGCAGAGGAGTGAAGAGGGAAAGTCTGTTTTATTAACCATTGCAATAGATAATGCTTCAGCTATCAAACTTGAGAGGGAGGGTCCGTGGGTTAGCTTCAAGTTTGGAAAAATACAGCTAAATCTAGACAAAGAAGGATCCTCTTAG